From the Polaribacter huanghezhanensis genome, the window GCTGTATGATTGTATTTGTTGAAAAGAAGTCGTGATTTTTACTGTATATAATAAAAGTATTTGCAAAAAATCTATCGCTCCAATTACCAAGTTGATAATTAAAAATTGCATTAGACGCAATAAGTTGATTAAAACCGCTTGTCCCTTTTGAGAAGGAACGAAAACCAGTTAAAATATAATCGCTAAAAACATCTAAAATTTTTGCATTTGTAGTGTTGAAAGAGTAGGAAGACGTAATTTTATTTTTATCATTTATTTTTCAATCAAAACCTAAACTTGGATTAATAAAAAACGGATTTTGATTACTACTTACGTTGTTGTTTTCTAAACGATTAAAAAGCTGATGTATATTTAGTTTGCCTATAATACCAAAATCTTTAATTTTTAATCTGTACTTGCTTTTAAGGTACAAATCGTTATTCTTTTATGAATCTACTTTTAACATCTTCATTAGGTATTTCACAATGCCGGTTCCGGCTAAACAAAAGGTGACGTTTTTTTGAAATTACCATATAAAACCAATCACGAATACTTGTAGGTACAATAAGTAGAATAGAAGAAATTGAAAACCAGATTGGGCTTAAGCCCAAAATAACTTTTAATATAGCCGTTGATTTTGTATATATTTTTCCATTTCGTAAAAGAATTATTGTTTCAAAATCATCAATGGGTAGGTTATATTCTTTTAATGTTGCTTGTCCTATTTTAGATTGTAAAGGAGCAAATAGATTTTTTTTACGTGTATCTCTTTTAATTAAAAACAAAACAGTCCGATTGCAAAACTTACAAACTCCATCGAAGAAAATTATGTCTTTATTCATTATAAAAGTATCTGGTGAAATGAAAAGTATAAATAATAAACCGCAGGATATGTCATTGGAATTGTAAATAGAAAGTCATTTAACCCCATTAAAACTGCAGTTGATATGTGAAAAATAAACATGCCTAACAGGGATAGGTAAAAAATCTCTGAAATTGGTACGAAAAATGAAATTGGCACAAAAAGCATAAAGAAAATAGCAGAATAAGAAAATGTTTTTTCTACTATTGGATTTGATTTTAAATATTTTGCAAATGATTTGCTGCCATAAGAATTAGTCATCAAAATATCTCCTAACACATTTCCTTTTCTCCAATGAGTGGAGAACAATTTTGAAAGGCCAGACGTGCTATATGAAATTAGTAATTGAAATCCAATAAAATAAAGTGGTAAAATTTCAACTAAATCATTACTCGCCAAAAATCCAAGACTAAAACTCATAAAAGCTAATAATCTAATTTGGTCTGCTCCGTCTCTACCAATTTTGCGTTTTGCATATGAGTACAAATGCAAAAATGTCAGACATAAAAAAAAGATTTTATATAATAAACTTAAAGGTTGATTATAAAGCAGAAATAATTCAATTAATGATAATATAACTATTGTTATGTGAAAACGATTTCTGATACTCGGTTTATAAAGATTAATAATTTGCGTTTCACTTGTTTCAGATTCGCTAAAATATATCAGCCTATTTAATGAATATTTTATAGAAAAAAGTTCAGAGGAATGAATTAAACTTGATATTAAGAGAATGGACGAACTTAATATGTAGCATAATGAGAGTAAATTATCATCCATGTTAAATAATTTTATGTTTAAATGATCGAAAAACAACACTAGCTTTTCTGTCTTCTGACCTGTCTTGAGTTGCTACAATACTAAATTCTACTTCATCATCAATATTTTGAGATTTAATACTGTCGCTAATTATGTTTAGAATGCCAATATAGTTTGAAGATACTTGAATGAATTTTTTTGAGTCTTGTTCTAAATTTTTGTATTCTTTCAATAAAGCTACACATAAATCTATCAAACCTTTGTTGTAATATTTAAAAGGGTTGAACAAGCATTGATACCAATTTTTATACTGATAAATATCCAATTCTTCAAAATCATTTTTACTCATATCATTGATGGTTAATCGATAAATAATTCTAAAATCATTTGTTAGAGGTAATGGAGCAAAAAAAGAATAATTTGGAATAATCCCATATTTATCCAACTTCCAAATCTTTTTAAGATTGAACTTATTTCTTAACTGAAAAACAATACT encodes:
- a CDS encoding thiol-disulfide oxidoreductase DCC family protein, translating into MNKDIIFFDGVCKFCNRTVLFLIKRDTRKKNLFAPLQSKIGQATLKEYNLPIDDFETIILLRNGKIYTKSTAILKVILGLSPIWFSISSILLIVPTSIRDWFYMVISKKRHLLFSRNRHCEIPNEDVKSRFIKE